In one window of Methanolobus mangrovi DNA:
- the thiC gene encoding phosphomethylpyrimidine synthase ThiC, which produces MTLMEDAKKGKITPQMEAVARDEGIDAKTICSCVAKGLISIPNNPVRDCRVVGIGKYLSTKINANIGTSRDYINIDEEVEKAKTAEAFGADALMDLSTGGDLDLIRKKIMDAVNIPIGSVPIYQAAASQKTVVDMTSDDMFNAVRKHAKDGIDFVTIHAGVNQDSMNRIKQGSRITDIVSRGGSFTLAWMLHNGEDNPFYSEYDYLMEIAHEYDMAISLGDGMRPGCIHDASDGPSFMEFITLGELVKRTREANIQCFVEGPGHVPIDEIELSVKGMKSLCDNAPLYLLGPLVTDIAPGYDHITGAIGGTFAGMCGADFLCMTTPAEHLALPTNDDIREGTIVTRIAAHAADLAKEGQKERARAVDNKMAYARKNLDWDTQFELAIDGEKAKKIRDSRNTGSDACSMCGDLCAMKIVSKALEEEKKK; this is translated from the coding sequence ATGACATTAATGGAAGATGCTAAAAAGGGCAAGATTACGCCCCAGATGGAGGCTGTAGCTAGAGATGAAGGCATTGATGCTAAGACCATCTGCTCGTGTGTTGCCAAGGGACTCATAAGTATTCCCAACAACCCTGTAAGGGACTGCAGGGTCGTAGGTATAGGAAAATATCTCAGTACTAAGATAAATGCCAATATCGGAACCTCACGTGACTACATAAATATCGATGAGGAAGTCGAGAAAGCAAAAACAGCAGAAGCTTTTGGTGCTGATGCACTAATGGACCTGTCAACTGGCGGGGACCTTGACCTCATCAGGAAGAAAATAATGGATGCTGTGAACATCCCAATCGGTTCTGTACCCATATACCAGGCAGCAGCCTCACAGAAAACTGTTGTGGATATGACATCCGATGATATGTTCAATGCAGTACGCAAGCATGCAAAAGATGGTATTGATTTTGTCACCATACATGCAGGCGTGAACCAGGATTCCATGAACAGGATCAAACAGGGCAGCAGGATAACAGATATTGTCAGTCGTGGCGGATCATTCACCCTTGCATGGATGCTGCATAATGGAGAAGATAACCCGTTCTATTCAGAGTATGATTACCTGATGGAGATAGCTCACGAATACGACATGGCCATCAGCCTTGGAGATGGCATGAGACCGGGTTGTATCCATGATGCTTCAGATGGTCCTTCGTTTATGGAATTCATAACTCTTGGTGAACTTGTAAAACGCACCCGTGAAGCAAACATACAATGCTTTGTGGAAGGACCGGGACACGTGCCAATTGACGAAATCGAACTAAGCGTAAAGGGAATGAAGAGCCTCTGTGACAATGCGCCTCTCTACCTATTGGGTCCGCTGGTAACAGACATAGCCCCCGGATACGACCACATAACCGGAGCCATAGGAGGCACTTTTGCCGGAATGTGTGGAGCTGATTTCCTTTGCATGACCACACCAGCTGAGCATCTGGCACTGCCTACTAACGATGATATCCGCGAAGGAACTATTGTCACCAGAATAGCAGCCCACGCAGCAGACCTCGCAAAGGAAGGACAGAAAGAGCGTGCAAGAGCTGTTGATAATAAAATGGCATATGCCCGTAAGAACCTCGATTGGGACACACAGTTCGAGCTTGCCATAGACGGAGAGAAGGCAAAGAAAATACGAGACAGCAGAAACACCGGAAGCGATGCCTGCTCAATGTGTGGCGACCTTTGTGCTATGAAGATAGTCAGCAAGGCATTAGAGGAAGAGAAGAAGAAATGA
- a CDS encoding nitroreductase family protein translates to MTETIDTILSRRSVRKFTTDEVTDEDIRTILEAGRWAPSGLNNQPWKFIVIENKENMNELAECTHYSHIILNAPLLIAVYLDTETMYNKTKDIQAIGASIQNMLLACCDLGLGAVWLGEILNQSNKVNLILNCPDTMELMAVLAIGKPAEIGKNSTRKDLNEITYREKYGEIF, encoded by the coding sequence ATGACAGAAACAATAGATACCATACTATCAAGGCGCAGTGTTCGGAAATTCACAACAGACGAAGTAACAGATGAAGATATTAGAACCATACTGGAAGCAGGCAGATGGGCACCATCCGGCCTGAACAACCAGCCATGGAAATTCATTGTGATTGAAAACAAGGAAAACATGAATGAACTGGCAGAATGCACGCATTATTCACATATAATCCTGAATGCACCTTTGCTTATAGCCGTTTACCTTGATACCGAAACTATGTACAACAAGACAAAAGATATACAGGCTATTGGTGCATCAATACAGAACATGCTTCTCGCATGCTGTGACCTTGGACTTGGAGCAGTCTGGCTAGGAGAAATACTCAACCAATCAAATAAAGTTAACTTGATTCTCAATTGTCCTGATACTATGGAACTGATGGCAGTGCTTGCAATAGGCAAACCTGCAGAAATTGGAAAAAATAGTACCAGAAAAGATCTGAATGAGATTACATACCGTGAAAAGTATGGAGAGATATTTTAA
- a CDS encoding acetolactate synthase large subunit: MTESTEKMTGARAFIECLYREGVDTIFGYPGGVLLPIYDELYDADIRHILVRHEQAAVHGAEGYARATGKTGVCLATSGPGATNLVTGIANAYMDSIPMVVFTGQVPSSLLGNDAFQEANITGITMPITKHNYLVQDANDLPRIIKEAFHIASTGRQGPVLIDLPKDITVQEIDFYYPDKVNLRGYKPTYQGNLQQIKKAASEIGRSKNPVIYAGGGVISSEASKELREFAEKINAPVTTTLTGMGGFPVEHPLFLGMPGMHGTKYANYAIQESDLLIAVGARFDDRVTGKLKAFASNAKIIHIDIDPAEISKNVKVDIPIVGDAKWILQKLLKYASPSQSEAWIKRIDHWKKDNPLYYVEPATGDGIKPQYIIEQISEACKDAIIVTEVGQHQMWAAQYFRFSEPRTFITSGGLGTMGYGFPASIGAKIARPDKIVFDIAGDGSFQMNSQELATAVQENVPVIVAIFNNGYLGMVRQWQELFHDKRYSSTCIQNSVDFVKLAEAYGALGLRATKREEVRPAIEEAIASGRPTVIDFIVECEENVSPMVPAGAAINEILDLEKKE; the protein is encoded by the coding sequence ATGACTGAATCGACGGAAAAAATGACAGGTGCAAGAGCCTTCATCGAGTGCCTGTACAGAGAAGGTGTTGATACCATCTTCGGGTATCCGGGAGGCGTACTGCTCCCCATATACGATGAACTTTATGATGCGGATATCCGTCATATACTAGTCCGCCACGAACAGGCTGCAGTCCACGGAGCAGAAGGGTATGCAAGAGCTACCGGAAAGACAGGAGTCTGCCTGGCAACTTCAGGACCCGGGGCAACAAACCTTGTAACAGGCATTGCAAATGCATACATGGATTCCATACCAATGGTAGTCTTTACCGGACAGGTACCAAGTAGCCTTCTTGGAAATGACGCTTTCCAGGAAGCGAATATTACCGGCATCACAATGCCAATTACCAAGCATAATTACCTTGTACAGGATGCAAACGACCTTCCAAGAATAATCAAAGAAGCATTCCATATAGCATCCACCGGCAGACAGGGACCTGTACTCATAGACCTTCCAAAGGATATCACTGTTCAGGAAATTGATTTCTATTACCCTGACAAAGTAAATCTGAGAGGATACAAACCCACATATCAGGGCAATCTCCAGCAGATAAAAAAAGCAGCTTCAGAGATAGGAAGATCAAAGAATCCGGTCATATATGCAGGTGGCGGAGTCATCAGTTCAGAAGCAAGCAAAGAACTTCGTGAATTTGCAGAGAAGATCAACGCGCCTGTAACAACAACCCTTACAGGCATGGGCGGGTTCCCCGTGGAACACCCACTGTTTTTGGGAATGCCCGGTATGCATGGAACCAAGTATGCCAACTATGCCATTCAGGAATCAGACCTTTTGATCGCAGTAGGAGCAAGGTTCGATGACAGGGTCACAGGCAAGCTCAAGGCATTTGCATCAAATGCGAAGATAATCCACATCGACATCGACCCTGCAGAGATATCAAAGAATGTAAAGGTCGATATACCAATTGTCGGAGATGCAAAGTGGATACTGCAAAAGCTTTTGAAATACGCATCACCATCACAATCCGAAGCATGGATCAAAAGGATAGACCACTGGAAGAAAGACAATCCTCTCTACTATGTAGAACCTGCAACTGGTGATGGAATCAAACCCCAGTACATCATCGAGCAGATAAGCGAAGCATGCAAGGATGCAATCATAGTTACAGAAGTAGGACAGCACCAGATGTGGGCTGCCCAGTACTTCAGGTTCAGCGAACCAAGGACCTTTATCACATCCGGAGGACTTGGAACCATGGGTTACGGATTCCCTGCATCCATCGGTGCCAAAATTGCAAGACCTGATAAAATAGTCTTTGACATTGCAGGTGACGGTTCATTCCAGATGAACTCACAGGAACTTGCAACGGCAGTTCAGGAAAATGTGCCTGTAATAGTAGCGATTTTCAATAACGGCTACCTTGGAATGGTCAGGCAATGGCAGGAACTGTTCCATGACAAAAGATATTCCTCAACCTGTATACAGAACAGCGTTGACTTTGTAAAACTTGCAGAAGCCTACGGTGCACTGGGACTTCGAGCCACCAAACGTGAAGAAGTACGCCCAGCAATTGAGGAGGCCATCGCATCAGGAAGACCTACTGTAATTGACTTCATTGTCGAATGCGAAGAGAATGTCTCACCGATGGTACCGGCAGGTGCTGCAATTAACGAAATACTTGATCTGGAGAAGAAAGAATGA
- the ilvC gene encoding ketol-acid reductoisomerase — MAEMYYDNDADLNLLKGKKIAVMGYGSQGHAQAQNLHDSGLDVTVGLREGSRRWKQAEEDGLKVMTVADAAKMADVIQILLPDEVQSQVYYSEIEPGLEAGNAIVFSHGFNIHYNQIIPQKDIDVYMVAPKSPGHLVRRTYRDGAGVPGLIAVYQDATGNAKNLALAHAMGVGCTRAGVYETSFREETETDLFGEQVDLCGGVASLIKTSFEVLVEAGYQPEMAYFETCHELKLIVDLIHEGGLDKMWYSVSNTAEYGGMTVGPKVINELSREAMYEALERIQNGEFAREFVLEGKANRPVLTAMERQDREHPLEVIGKQIRAKMPWLNSELNEK, encoded by the coding sequence ATGGCAGAAATGTATTATGATAACGATGCAGACCTTAACTTACTGAAAGGTAAAAAGATCGCAGTGATGGGTTACGGAAGCCAGGGACATGCACAGGCACAGAACCTGCATGATTCAGGACTTGATGTGACCGTCGGCCTTAGAGAAGGCAGCAGACGCTGGAAACAGGCAGAAGAAGATGGACTTAAGGTCATGACAGTTGCAGATGCAGCAAAGATGGCCGATGTCATCCAGATACTTCTTCCTGATGAAGTACAATCACAGGTTTACTACAGCGAGATCGAGCCAGGACTTGAAGCAGGCAATGCAATTGTATTCTCACACGGATTCAATATCCACTACAACCAGATCATCCCACAGAAGGACATCGATGTATACATGGTAGCTCCAAAAAGCCCAGGCCACCTCGTCAGAAGGACCTACAGGGACGGAGCAGGCGTACCCGGACTTATCGCAGTCTATCAGGACGCAACAGGCAACGCAAAGAACCTTGCCCTTGCACACGCAATGGGAGTAGGATGTACACGTGCCGGAGTATATGAGACATCATTCCGTGAGGAAACCGAGACTGATCTTTTCGGAGAACAGGTAGACCTCTGTGGTGGAGTAGCTTCCCTTATTAAGACTTCATTCGAAGTACTTGTTGAAGCTGGTTACCAGCCGGAAATGGCATACTTTGAGACATGCCACGAACTGAAACTCATCGTTGACCTTATCCACGAGGGCGGCCTTGACAAGATGTGGTACTCAGTATCCAACACTGCAGAATACGGTGGAATGACAGTTGGTCCTAAAGTCATCAACGAGCTTTCCAGAGAAGCCATGTACGAAGCACTTGAGAGAATACAGAACGGAGAGTTCGCTCGCGAGTTCGTACTTGAGGGCAAGGCAAACAGACCAGTCCTTACTGCAATGGAAAGACAGGACAGGGAACACCCTCTCGAAGTCATCGGTAAGCAGATCAGAGCTAAGATGCCCTGGCTTAACAGTGAATTGAACGAAAAGTAG
- the ilvN gene encoding acetolactate synthase small subunit, which yields MRHTLAVLVENKYGVLSRVAGMFSRRGYNIDSLTVGVTDDPTISRMTIVVMGDDDVLEQVMKQLNKLIDVIRVSDLKSEESVDRELALIKVNSEVANRSEIMQIADIFRARIIDVGSKSMIIEVTGDEGKITAIEQLLKPFGIKEMVRTGKVALRRGQKNS from the coding sequence ATGAGACATACACTTGCAGTTCTGGTTGAGAACAAATACGGAGTACTCTCAAGAGTCGCAGGCATGTTCTCAAGAAGAGGTTACAATATCGACAGCCTTACAGTAGGAGTTACTGACGACCCAACCATTTCCCGCATGACTATCGTAGTAATGGGAGATGATGATGTCCTTGAGCAGGTCATGAAACAGCTCAACAAACTCATTGATGTCATCAGAGTCAGTGATCTTAAATCAGAAGAGTCTGTTGACAGGGAACTGGCCCTCATAAAGGTTAACTCTGAAGTAGCCAACCGTTCCGAGATAATGCAGATTGCAGACATATTCCGTGCCCGCATCATAGATGTTGGTTCAAAGTCCATGATAATTGAAGTTACAGGTGACGAAGGCAAGATAACTGCTATTGAGCAGCTACTAAAGCCATTTGGGATCAAGGAAATGGTAAGGACCGGAAAAGTTGCCCTGCGAAGAGGACAGAAGAATTCTTAA
- a CDS encoding DNA topoisomerase I — protein sequence MSIVVFTEKNKAASQIAGILSGGHFNRASVEGVPVYDFKMNGKEWRIMGLAGHIMGYDFPEQFNNWRECDPAILLDTDPVKNVTKKSYAAAISLLASGAEEVVLACDFDREGENIGFEAKTIAEKVASFPVKRARFSSLSASEIKNAFANLVEPDYNMAMSAEARQILDLKMGAAFTRFMTLAVREKARTKGVISIGPCQTPTCGFVYEREKLIKNFQSKDFWKIEAVFDANGTEFTGAHRGGHISEKAKADELFARIKNCKKGLVDKKSVKQALTSPPYPLNTTEFLKRASKFLGISPENALEIAEQLYLSGFTSYPRTETNKYAEDFDFRSMLVAFSSGTYQRYALSIISAGEIKCRNGTKDGHDHPPIHPIKAVSRDDVEKSVRMPDAWKVYDLIVRHFLANLMGPAVFEKTRFEILVGGEIFDVTGSVLRDAGWLEVYPFETKNDKLLPAIEEKEEVGVKEIKNIKSETTPPKRLTEAELLTLMDKHGIGTKATAPSHIETNKKRGYFETKGKTILILDTGFTLMDTLDTTVSILVKPEIRARIESLIQDVEDGKKTLDGALAEGTGLIKEMYSQLYSSKDAIAARMAGTITDEQVTTDKKNFVGTCPECGRILHMIKTENGRFVGCTGYPGCKKTYPLPKTGALTVMRSQECSKGGVAVLKVGNKYNWAVGIGPCFTCELEKKCFPPEVVGPCPVCDGSMFLISVKDSRFLGCTNRCGHTQSVPKGGRLTVLSTLCEHCGWHMLRVKEKEKDAVEFCANRQCPGKKRISGRINQN from the coding sequence ATGTCAATTGTCGTATTCACGGAAAAGAACAAGGCAGCTTCCCAGATAGCAGGGATCTTAAGCGGAGGACATTTTAATCGTGCTTCAGTGGAAGGTGTTCCTGTGTACGACTTTAAAATGAATGGGAAAGAATGGCGGATAATGGGTCTTGCCGGCCATATCATGGGTTATGATTTCCCGGAGCAGTTCAATAACTGGCGTGAATGCGATCCTGCAATCCTGCTGGATACTGACCCTGTTAAAAATGTAACTAAAAAATCATATGCTGCTGCCATCTCACTTCTTGCAAGTGGTGCGGAAGAAGTTGTTCTTGCCTGCGACTTTGACAGGGAAGGGGAGAATATTGGATTCGAGGCGAAGACAATTGCCGAGAAAGTAGCTTCTTTTCCGGTTAAAAGGGCCCGTTTTTCTTCACTATCTGCCAGTGAGATCAAAAATGCTTTTGCAAATCTTGTTGAACCTGACTATAATATGGCAATGTCAGCTGAAGCCCGCCAGATACTTGACCTGAAGATGGGTGCTGCATTTACTCGTTTCATGACCCTTGCAGTCAGGGAAAAGGCCCGCACCAAGGGTGTTATTTCAATTGGTCCCTGTCAGACCCCGACATGTGGTTTTGTCTATGAGAGGGAGAAACTGATAAAGAACTTCCAGTCAAAGGACTTCTGGAAGATCGAAGCTGTTTTCGATGCAAACGGCACGGAATTTACAGGCGCTCACAGGGGCGGGCACATTTCTGAGAAAGCAAAAGCAGATGAGCTATTTGCCAGGATAAAGAATTGCAAAAAAGGTCTTGTTGATAAAAAAAGTGTAAAACAGGCTCTAACAAGTCCTCCATATCCGTTGAATACCACTGAGTTCCTGAAACGTGCTTCCAAATTCCTGGGTATCAGTCCTGAAAATGCCCTTGAGATCGCAGAGCAGCTCTATCTTTCAGGGTTTACAAGTTATCCAAGGACCGAGACTAACAAATATGCCGAGGATTTTGATTTCAGGTCAATGCTGGTTGCTTTTTCATCAGGCACTTATCAGAGGTATGCACTTTCAATAATCTCTGCCGGAGAAATAAAATGCAGAAACGGTACCAAAGATGGACATGACCATCCCCCTATCCATCCAATCAAAGCGGTTTCACGAGATGATGTAGAGAAGAGTGTCAGGATGCCGGATGCGTGGAAGGTGTATGATCTCATTGTGAGACATTTCCTTGCAAATCTCATGGGGCCTGCCGTATTTGAGAAAACAAGATTTGAGATTCTTGTTGGTGGTGAAATATTCGATGTCACAGGTTCTGTACTCAGGGATGCAGGATGGCTTGAAGTTTATCCCTTTGAAACCAAGAATGACAAATTATTGCCCGCTATTGAGGAAAAGGAAGAGGTTGGTGTAAAGGAGATAAAGAACATTAAATCCGAGACAACCCCTCCCAAAAGACTTACTGAGGCAGAATTACTTACTTTAATGGACAAGCATGGCATTGGTACTAAGGCAACGGCTCCAAGCCATATTGAAACTAATAAGAAAAGAGGTTATTTTGAAACAAAGGGAAAGACCATCTTAATTCTTGATACGGGTTTTACCCTGATGGATACACTTGATACGACCGTGTCGATACTTGTAAAACCAGAGATCAGGGCCCGTATAGAATCTCTGATACAGGATGTTGAGGATGGGAAAAAGACACTTGATGGGGCTCTTGCGGAAGGAACCGGACTTATCAAGGAAATGTATTCCCAGTTGTATTCAAGCAAGGATGCAATTGCTGCAAGAATGGCAGGCACTATCACTGATGAGCAGGTAACTACGGATAAGAAGAACTTTGTGGGTACATGTCCTGAATGTGGAAGGATACTGCATATGATCAAAACCGAGAACGGAAGGTTTGTGGGTTGTACCGGTTATCCTGGGTGCAAAAAGACATATCCTCTGCCAAAGACTGGTGCACTTACTGTCATGCGTTCCCAGGAGTGTAGTAAGGGTGGAGTAGCTGTTCTCAAGGTCGGCAACAAATACAATTGGGCTGTTGGAATCGGTCCCTGTTTTACATGTGAGTTGGAAAAGAAGTGTTTCCCACCGGAAGTCGTTGGTCCTTGTCCGGTTTGTGATGGTTCGATGTTCCTTATATCTGTCAAAGATTCTCGTTTCCTTGGTTGTACTAACAGATGCGGACATACACAGTCAGTCCCAAAAGGAGGCAGGCTTACGGTCCTCAGTACTCTATGTGAGCATTGTGGCTGGCACATGCTGCGTGTTAAAGAAAAGGAAAAGGATGCTGTAGAGTTCTGTGCTAATCGCCAATGCCCGGGTAAAAAGCGGATATCTGGAAGAATCAATCAAAATTGA
- a CDS encoding M42 family metallopeptidase, whose translation MEELITKLSNAHGISGSEGNIRTILEEELKPYVDEMRVDKMGNLIAVKKGEGPSIMLAAHMDEIGLMVKYVDDNGFLKFVKIGGWYDPTLHSQRVVVHTTKGPIPGVIGSKPPHVMKEEDRKKPPKAEDMFIDVGAKDKEDATNMGIIIGTPVSMDREVKKLANGKITGKAFDNRAGCAIVIDAMKQIAELDIKATVYAVGTVQEEVGLKGARTSAFGLNPDIAIAIDTTIPGDHPGISKNESVLDIGKGGAITIADAAGRGIIASPQVVKWLVETAEKNEIPYQTDVGDGGTTDATAIHLTREGIPSTVLSVATRYIHSPVEVLDLADLKHCSNLVAKAVLSVNDYF comes from the coding sequence ATGGAAGAATTAATCACTAAATTGTCAAATGCCCATGGCATATCCGGTAGCGAAGGGAATATCAGGACCATCCTCGAAGAAGAGCTAAAGCCATATGTGGATGAGATGAGAGTAGACAAGATGGGCAATCTCATCGCCGTCAAAAAAGGAGAAGGACCTTCCATAATGCTTGCAGCACACATGGATGAGATCGGACTGATGGTCAAATACGTTGATGACAATGGATTCCTTAAGTTTGTGAAGATTGGTGGATGGTATGACCCAACACTGCACAGCCAGAGGGTTGTTGTCCATACAACAAAGGGACCTATTCCGGGAGTAATTGGATCAAAGCCACCACATGTCATGAAGGAAGAAGACAGGAAAAAGCCTCCAAAAGCAGAGGATATGTTCATTGATGTTGGTGCTAAGGACAAGGAAGATGCCACAAATATGGGAATCATCATAGGAACCCCTGTTTCCATGGACCGTGAGGTCAAGAAGCTTGCAAACGGCAAGATAACAGGAAAGGCATTTGACAACAGAGCAGGTTGTGCCATAGTCATCGATGCTATGAAGCAGATAGCAGAACTGGACATTAAAGCAACCGTTTATGCTGTAGGCACAGTGCAGGAAGAAGTTGGCCTTAAGGGTGCACGCACATCAGCATTCGGGCTCAACCCCGACATTGCAATAGCAATTGATACAACCATACCAGGAGATCACCCGGGTATCAGTAAGAATGAGTCTGTACTTGACATCGGTAAAGGTGGAGCTATAACCATAGCTGATGCAGCAGGCAGAGGCATAATAGCTTCACCACAAGTAGTCAAATGGCTTGTGGAAACAGCAGAGAAGAACGAGATCCCATACCAGACAGATGTTGGAGATGGCGGTACAACTGATGCAACGGCCATTCATCTTACAAGAGAGGGCATTCCATCCACAGTCCTGAGTGTTGCAACAAGGTATATACACTCACCTGTAGAAGTTCTGGACCTTGCAGACCTGAAGCACTGCTCAAACCTCGTGGCAAAGGCAGTTCTCAGTGTCAACGACTATTTCTAA
- a CDS encoding (R)-citramalate synthase has translation MVLFENVRFLDTTLRDGEQTPGVALTSEDKVTIATKLDELGVNVIEAGSAITSEGERESIRAVVAEGLNAEICSYCRIMKPDVDYALACDVDSIHLVAPVSDLHINVKLKKDRETVKQMAVDVTEYAKEHGLIVELSGEDASRADIDFLKSLYNDGVEAGADRLCFCDTVGLLVPEKTEVVFSDICSAVKAPVSIHCHNDFGLGTANTIAALKAGAQQAHVTINGIGERAGNTALEEVVMTIEWLYKCKTGINTKEIFKTSRLVSRLTGLPVAPNKSLIGGNAFTHEAGIHVHGLLADTSTYEPINPEVLGRERKIVLGKHAGKSSVTLAVKEMGFEVDDPQLHEILNRVKELGDHGKKVTDADLQAITETVLDIQRDVRVALEEFTVVSGNKVTPTASVKLMVDGKEVVEAATGDGPVDATLASIKKGISGIADVQLEEYHVDAISGGTDALVEVLVKLSKNGKMVTSRGSRTDIVMASVEAVLNGINRLI, from the coding sequence ATTGTATTATTCGAAAATGTCCGGTTTTTAGACACAACTCTTAGAGATGGCGAACAGACACCAGGTGTAGCACTTACCAGCGAGGATAAGGTAACTATTGCTACAAAGCTTGATGAACTTGGCGTAAATGTAATAGAAGCAGGCTCAGCCATCACCTCAGAAGGTGAGCGCGAATCCATAAGAGCCGTGGTTGCCGAAGGACTGAACGCAGAGATATGCAGCTACTGCAGGATCATGAAGCCAGATGTAGACTATGCACTGGCATGTGATGTGGATTCCATTCACCTTGTAGCTCCCGTATCAGACCTTCATATCAATGTAAAGCTTAAGAAAGACAGGGAAACCGTAAAGCAGATGGCTGTAGACGTAACAGAATACGCAAAGGAACACGGCCTCATTGTAGAACTCAGCGGAGAAGATGCTTCAAGGGCAGACATTGATTTCCTGAAGTCACTATACAATGACGGAGTAGAAGCAGGAGCTGACAGATTATGCTTCTGTGATACCGTAGGATTACTTGTCCCAGAGAAGACAGAAGTCGTCTTCAGCGACATATGCTCTGCAGTAAAGGCACCGGTCAGCATCCACTGCCATAATGACTTTGGTCTTGGAACAGCCAACACCATTGCAGCCTTAAAGGCAGGCGCGCAACAAGCCCATGTAACGATAAACGGCATTGGCGAAAGAGCTGGTAACACGGCCCTGGAAGAAGTTGTGATGACCATCGAATGGCTATACAAATGTAAGACCGGAATCAATACAAAAGAGATCTTCAAGACCTCTAGGCTTGTAAGCAGGCTCACAGGACTACCTGTGGCACCAAATAAATCACTTATCGGCGGCAATGCATTTACCCATGAGGCTGGCATCCACGTGCATGGACTGCTGGCAGATACAAGCACATATGAACCTATTAACCCTGAGGTGCTTGGCAGGGAAAGAAAGATCGTGCTTGGAAAACATGCAGGCAAAAGTTCGGTTACACTGGCAGTCAAAGAAATGGGATTCGAAGTCGATGACCCACAGCTCCATGAAATTCTCAACCGCGTCAAGGAACTTGGAGACCACGGAAAGAAAGTCACCGATGCAGACCTGCAAGCAATCACCGAAACAGTGCTCGATATCCAGAGAGATGTAAGAGTCGCCCTTGAAGAGTTCACGGTCGTATCAGGTAACAAAGTAACCCCAACCGCTTCTGTCAAACTTATGGTTGACGGAAAAGAAGTTGTGGAGGCAGCTACCGGAGACGGACCTGTGGATGCAACACTTGCAAGTATCAAAAAGGGTATATCAGGCATTGCAGATGTGCAGCTTGAAGAATATCACGTAGATGCTATCAGTGGAGGAACCGATGCTCTTGTAGAAGTATTGGTGAAACTCTCAAAGAACGGAAAGATGGTAACATCCAGAGGATCACGCACAGATATAGTCATGGCTTCTGTGGAAGCAGTCCTTAATGGAATAAACCGCCTTATCTGA
- a CDS encoding PEF-CTERM sorting domain-containing protein, with the protein MKKLIILAIAMIAMIAMIGTASAYQAVFYDETGNVVNLENPLQLKPGASITLSYYASGISDNDVNDDFYYKIIKSNVSLESPVPASDNDIEVILNNVKFNPAGANAYMDIGAVTIKVKDTAPEKALYTVEVGAGNPDGTNIPSSAITEFQTVSKSVQLIPEFPTIALPVAAILGLAFFMQRRKEE; encoded by the coding sequence ATGAAGAAATTAATAATACTAGCTATAGCCATGATTGCAATGATTGCAATGATTGGGACTGCAAGTGCATATCAAGCAGTTTTCTATGACGAAACTGGAAATGTTGTAAATCTTGAAAATCCATTGCAATTGAAACCAGGTGCATCAATAACCCTAAGTTATTATGCAAGCGGGATATCAGATAATGACGTAAATGATGATTTCTATTACAAGATAATTAAAAGTAATGTGTCGTTAGAATCACCAGTACCTGCTTCCGACAACGATATCGAGGTAATATTGAATAACGTAAAGTTCAACCCTGCTGGGGCAAATGCATACATGGACATTGGCGCTGTAACAATAAAAGTAAAGGATACAGCACCCGAAAAAGCATTGTATACTGTAGAAGTAGGTGCAGGAAATCCAGATGGTACCAACATCCCCTCGAGTGCAATAACAGAATTCCAAACTGTTTCAAAATCAGTTCAGCTTATCCCAGAATTCCCAACAATTGCACTCCCAGTAGCTGCAATACTCGGCCTTGCATTCTTCATGCAGCGCCGTAAGGAAGAGTAA